The Oncorhynchus tshawytscha isolate Ot180627B linkage group LG20, Otsh_v2.0, whole genome shotgun sequence genome has a window encoding:
- the prrc2b gene encoding protein PRRC2B, whose amino-acid sequence MSDRLGQITKSKDGKSKYSSLSLFDKYKGKSIETQKTAAVPRHGLQSLGKVAAARRMPPPAHLPSLKSENKGNDPNVIIVPKDGTGWANTQEQTDQKSSIASTAQLLELQPQLALQKSVSNLQKPTPVASQESTNTGGPKQWAQLNGKAIELDAGLRASNRLQPFSHEEFPTLKAAGEQDKAGKERSAFDPSYGPGPSLRPQNVTSWREGGGRNLVPSSLPAGLPSDSEGKASGVAETGSPPPPLPPSAALSASMVSPTPATVVSAPSVLEPKEPCLRPAQPLRRPTPCPEPSPAPPPYHHHHLPRHAACLRSVLTVHFLSIGFQMCPKETRDAPGTAEHTGPVTVVAPVRFDNRPTFRQPYPNINQEPVNGEVRREENRFIRGPSRNLSSRPIRRPGDRPPRPAIINPEDLKDLDELDNDCEDGWAGIHEEVDYGEKLKFSDDEEEHAEKNKMWAEWENQRREHQLSLSIGEGAYPQEGPEEEAYLAFQEQMAHRKTNSRFPSGEPQAQQKSSGPGMAHPGEPLDDQEERQGPARAKFVSPELSEAVERARRRREEEERRAREERLAACAEKLKRLDERFGKTERQLSRSEEGAKDAESKEAALSPGRESKNHQESWQYGTKDTECPLEHFPGQQDYREEGTLGFAPYRNEDDGGADPTSPLPDYTNHQASKPVPPRFQKQQQDQVYKMQHWQQQQSGHPAPSGSSHPPRGYYPPHMLGFDPRWMMMPPFLDPRMAQGRSPVDYYPNAVHSSGIMKSRMQPDHLNSPGSPSDDGCHPSMHQERRAPSTEPYPLWNQDGYPPRSFTPPYQRQHESSDRSQPDDRSDRTCSQQDLYEESGNECLDNPSGDLSHQAYHQSKGPDRDHHPQDQGLLSSAASRPQQQHADSDYPKQEPKDRYLKDGTEPCDEVFDTSKEKVFDSDFHRRDGGQKKEVGVGGQNQWSDPGSSTPASSLSQPSETGGRTLNRRTGPIKKPVLKALKVEDKENEKPKVEPEEKVVPYRLEKEVLTNVYDLKKDNQPLVSNRHSASPAIEKQPEEKQQPPAPAKIERPASTHSEDLPKENSWDSGKSQSSRDSQESREPGAPRRNNWIFIDEEQAFAGARGTGRGRSRGGFKEFSSRGDRGGRGGRENPRGGYNNNINSRDAAGTQRPGRGRGLPRDFVKVEDLQRGKPRRRNVSETLSETSEYEELPKRRRQKGSENGEGGSYPEQGETRKADRDSWRSNKVYTEEQAASDARDKAKASSRGFGGFGRSLPPRLDTGRGYNTSRGYNNGSRDISTWRGRGTQFGSGGGPMQENGYVLGTETYPRRPPAEREPLKYTPKFTGSTGSFMENGAEDRSGEGEYYIDSDNPGQQPLRRRRPPRQDKPPRFRRLRQEREPGSGQWTSDEYINGSEGFANPWPSRSKEGGKEDGWSSGHYSGGGGRSGGQHGQAEDWETGSENSDFSDWREKRGGGQQQQAHGGDVHSDSGHGDPGSGEKRELAKRSFSSQRPLVDRQNRKGEVDGNKMTRSSEKPNALPSCNRNDGWQNGGSSNHKSRSPEESGPVYNVEQSEEGHQANEPSGKKLDKELKPRSVKGDLTKPLSQYDLNSYPIEGDSGGPSPDGFQDLSKKQLRRPQEDDRRRKEQGAPVPVKNRPITSKMPPRFAKKQGGMTIDQPEEGLSANNLGTEIWETNSSALSIQSSGGDSWTKQVSFTGSEPNSEDSDAGPEQSKEQHKPGPIGNERSLKHRKGSEGVERLEGRPITPVNGVDLHVDTVLPVPPIEFGVSAKDSDFSLPPGSTPVPVSNPVTKLQDALVSNPALTQAIPMLRRDHLQPGINLNPISFPSADLTLKMESARKAWENSQSLPEQGSPGGGASGAQPPCSVGSSSGVSYSSFGGVSMPPMPIASVAPSMSMQGNHVPPLYLDGHVFPSQPRLVPPTMTQQQSYQQAAAAAQQIPISLHTSLQAQLGLRGGLPVSQSQEMFNSIPSFRSQVYMHPNLSQPSPMVLSGGGPLKGPYSAFPGMQPSDMVKPQSGSHYQPMNGSQAMVYDGQMNQGPGMSSSQLMDSQLIQVTMPLPGSQLRYGSAQQHLILPQSIQLQQGQNLSVGAARRMLPPGSQPPVMTGSRENFTMSTGPYTTYKTSQMEKIGFQFSDKPNHSQGMPGGYNRPGSASPSGKQSGPVGPLPGHYNQQKTSSMQAVQQRGWACSGPGLTCSCCYRDPATGWYEALLCPLHGKVPPPQGSMVMHMRPPTTGPFPTPIQRPVMQVNKTVIIRSPPYPNPGREPPHSSPPSAPEPTVKGPEDGMKSKALRNGRQLVGEGKALSWGLMTSKLQESLPGWQGKPAPCT is encoded by the exons ATGTCCGATCGTTTGGGGCAAATAACCAAGTCCAAGGATGGGAAAAGCAAGTACTCTTCACTCAGCCTATTTGATAAGTACAAGGGAAAGTCTATAGAAACTCAGAAAACCGCAG caGTTCCGCGACATGGCTTACAGAGTCTTGGCAAAGTGGCCGCAGCCCGGCGCATGCCCCCGCCTGCTCACCTGCCGAGCCTGAAGTCAGAGAACAAAGGAAACGATCCAAACGTGATTATCGTGCCCAAAGACGGAACAGGATGGGCAAACACACAGGAACAAACCGATCAAAAGAG ttCCATTGCATCAACAGCACAGCTGCTGGAGTTGCAGCCACAGCTGGCTTTGCAGAAATCTGTCTCCAATCTCCAGAAGCCCACACCAGTAGCCAGTCAGGAG agcacaaacacaggtggacCAAAGCAATGGGCCCAGCTAAATGGAAAGGCCATAGAACTAGATG CAGGTTTAAGGGCCTCAAACCGACTGCAGCCCTTCTCTCACGAGGAATTTCCAACGCTGAAGGCTGCTGGGGAACAGGACAAGGCTGGCAAGGAAAGAAGCGCCTTCGATCCGTCGTATGGGCCCGGACCAAGCCTCCGCCCCCAGA ATGTGACAAGTTGGAGGGAGGGTGGTGGGAGGAACCTTGTGCCCTCATCCCTGCCAGCAGGCCTGCCCTCAGATTCCGAGGGCAAGGCCAGCGGCGTAGCTGAGACTGGAAgcccccctccacctcttcccccCTCTGCCGCCCTCTCTGCCTCCATGGTCAGTCCCACCCCTGCCACCGTTGTCAGCGCCCCTTCAGTCCTAGAGCCCAAGGAGCCCTGTCTGCGCCCTGCCCAGCCCCTCCGCAGGCCCACCCCCTGCCCTGAACCATCACCAGCTCCAccaccctaccaccaccaccacctaccacgaCATGCTGCCTGCCTTC GTTCTGTTCTGACTGTACACTTTTTGTCTATTGGTTTTCAGATGTGCCCCAAAGAGACTCGTGATGCTCCCGGCACTGCTGAACACACTGGCCCTGTCACTGTGGTCGCCCCAGTTCGCTTTGACAACCGGCCCACCTTCAGACAGCCCTATCCCAACATCAACCAAGAGCCTGTCAA CGGTGAGGTTCGGAGAGAAGAAAACCGCTTCATTCGTGGGCCCTCCCGCAACCTCTCCTCCAGACCCATCCGTCGGCCCGGTGACAGACCCCCTCGTCCGGCCATCATCAACCCAGAGGACCTGAAGGATCTGGACGAGCTGGACAACGACTGTGAAGACGGCTGGGCAG GTATCCATGAAGAAGTGGATTATGGCGAGAAACTCAAGTTCAGTGACGATGAGGAGGAGCACGCCGAAAAGAACAAGATGTG GGCTGAATGGGAGAACCAGCGTCGCGAGCACCAGTTGTCGCTGAGCATAGGAGAGGGGGCGTACCCCCAGGAGGGCCCTGAGGAGGAGGCTTACCTGGCCTTCCAGGAGCAGATGGCCCACAGGAAGACCAACAGCAGGTTCCCCTCTGGAGAACCACAG GCCCAGCAGAAGAGCTCCGGGCCTGGCATGGCCCACCCGGGTGAACCCCTGGACGACCAGGAGGAGCGCCAGGGCCCAGCCCGGGCCAAGTTTGTATCACCGGAACTCTCTGAGGCAGTGGAGAGAGCTCGCCGgcgcagggaggaggaggagagacgcgCCCGTGAGGAGAGACTTGCCGCCTGCGCCGAGAAGCTCAAGAGGCTAGACGAGAGGTTTGGGAAGACTGAGAGACAGTTGTCAAGGTCTGAGGAGGGAGCGAAGGATGCAGAGAGCAAGGAGGCAGCACTGTCCCCTGGGAGAGAGAGCAAAAACCACCAGGAGAGCTGGCAATATGGCACGAAAG aCACTGAGTGTCCCTTGGAGCACTTCCCCGGCCAGCAGGACTACAGGGAAGAGGGCACCTTGGGCTTCGCCCCCTACCGCAATGAGGACGATGGCGGGGCTGATCCCACTTCTCCCCTGCCCGACTACACAAACCACCAGGCCTCCAAGCCCGTTCCGCCCCGCTTCCAAAAGCAGCAGCAG gaCCAAGTGTATAAAATGCAgcactggcagcagcagcagtctgGCCACCCCGCCCCCTCGGGCTCCAGCCACCCCCCGAGGGGGTACTACCCCCCACACATGCTGGGCTTCGACCCCCGCTGGATGATGATGCCCCCTTTCTTGGACCCCCGCATGGCCCAGGGCCGCTCCCCCGTGGACTACTACCCCAATGCTGTCCACTCTTCAG GAATTATGAAATCGAGGATGCAGCCAGACCACCTGAACAGCCCAGGGTCCCCCTCTGACGATGGCTGCCATCCAAGCATGCATCAGGAGCGGAGGGCCCCCTCCACCGAGCCCTACCCCTTGTGGAACCAAGATGGCTACCCCCCTCGCAGTTTCACCCCACCCTACCAGAGACAGCACGAGAGCTCAGACAGGAGCCAGCCAGACGACCGGAGTGACAGGACATGCTCCCAGCAGGACTTGTACGAAGAGAGTGGTAACGAGTGCCTAGACAACCCATCTGGTGACCTCTcccatcaggcctaccaccagagCAAAGGTCCCGACAGGGATCACCACCCGCAAGACCAAGGCCTGCTCTCCTCAGCCGCGAGCCGGCCCCAGCAGCAGCATGCAGACAGCGACTACCCCAAACAGGAGCCCAAAGACCGGTACCTGAAGGACGGCACTGAACCCTGTGACGAAGTCTTCGACACCTCCAAGGAAAAGGTTTTTGACTCAGACTTCCATAGGCGAGATGGAGGCCAGAAGAAGGAAGTTGGTGTTGGTGGTCAGAACCAGTGGTCTGATCCTGGCTCCAGCACCCCTGCCAGCAGTTTAAGCCAGCCCTCTGAGACTGGCGGTAGGACCCTGAACCGCAGGACCGGTCCCATCAAGAAGCCTGTGCTAAAGGCCCTCAAAGTGGAGGACAAGGAGAACGAGAAGCCCAAAGTGGAGCCTGAGGAGAAGGTAGTCCCTTACCGCCTGGAAAAGGAGGTGCTCACCAACGTATATGACCTGAAGAAAGATAACCAGCCCCTAGTAAGTAACAGACACTCGGCCTCGCCTGCTATTGAGAAGCAGCCAGAAGAGAAGCAACAACCACCAGCTCCTGCTAAAATAGAGCGGCCAGCCAGTACCCACAGTGAGGATTTGCCGAAGGAAAACAGCTGGGACAGCGGAAAGAGCCAGTCCTCCAGAGACAGCCAGGAGAGCAGGGAGCCTGGTGCACCACGACGCAACAACTGGATCTTCATCGATGAGGAGCAGGCCTTTGCCGGAGCCAGGGGAACAGGTAGAGGTCGGAGCCGTGGCGGCTTCAAGGAGTTCAGTTCAAGAGGAGACCGTGGTGGCCGGGGAGGCCGAGAGAACCCCAGAGGAGgctacaacaacaatatcaacagcAGGGACGCTGCTGGAACCCAGAGACCAGGCAGAGGCAGAGGACTGCCCAGGGACTTTGTCAAGGTGGAGGACCTGCAGAGGGGGAAGCCGAGGAGGCGCAACGTCAGCGAGACTCTGAGCGAGACCTCAGAGTATGAGGAGCTTCCCAAGCGGCGACGCCAGAAGGGCTCTGAAAACGGAGAGGGTGGCAGCTACCCAGAGCAGGGAGAGACCCGGAAGGCTGACCGAGACTCTTGGAGGTCCAACAAGGTGTACACGGAAGAACAGGCGGCCAGTGACGCCCGCGACAAGGCCAAAGCCAGCAGCAGGGGGTTCGGAGGCTTCGGCCGCTCCCTGCCTCCCAGACTCGATACTGGCAGGGGCTACAACACCAGCCGAGGGTACAACAACGGCTCCAGAGACATCTCCACCTGGAGAGGACGGGGGACTCAGTTTGGCAGTGGCGGTGGGCCCATGCAGGAGAACGGCTATGTCTTGGGCACCGAGACCTATCCCAGGAGACCACCTGCAGAGCGTGAGCCCCTCAAATACACCCCCAAGTTTACTGGCTCTACTGGTTCCTTCATGGAGAATGGCGCTGAGGACCGCAGCGGGGAGGGTGAGTACTACATAGACAGCGACAACCCTGGACAACAGCCGTTGAGAAGACGGAGGCCGCCGCGCCAGGACAAGCCCCCGCGTTTCCGCCGACTACGTCAAGAGAGGGAGCCCGGCAGTGGCCAGTGGACCAGCGATGAGTACATCAACGGATCAGAAGGATTCGCGAACCCCTGGCCGAGCCGCTCCaaggagggaggtaaagaggacGGCTGGTCCAGTGGCCACTACTCCGGAGGGGGGGGTAGGTCCGGTGGTCAGCACGGCCAGGCGGAGGACTGGGAGACTGGCTCAGAGAACAGCGACTTCAGTGATTGGAGGGAGAAGCGTGGGggagggcagcagcagcaggcacaCGGGGGAGATGTGCACTCAGACTCAGGCCACGGGGATCCTGGGtctggagagaagagggagctgGCCAAGAGGAGTTTCTCCAGCCAACGCCCCCTGGTGGACCGGCAGAACAGGAAGGGTGAGGTGGATGGGAACAAGATGACACGCTCTTCAGAGAAACCTAACGCTCTGCCCTCCTGTAACAGGAACGACGGCTGGCAGAATGGAGGGTCCTCCAACCATAAGAG CAGGAGCCCAGAGGAGTCAGGCCCAGTCTACAATGTTGAGCAGTCTGAGGAGGGCCACCAGGCAAACGAACCCTCGGGGAAGAAGCTGGACAAGGAGCTGAAGCCCAGGTCTGTGAAGGGAGACCTGACCAAACCACTGTCTCAGTACGACCTCAACAGCTACCCCA TTGAGGGGGATTCTGGGGGTCCTAGTCCAGATGGGTTCCAAGACCTGTCCAAGAAACAGCTGCGGCGCCCACAGGAAGACGACAGAAGGAGAAAGGAACAAGGAGCTCCT GTTCCAGTAAAAAACAGACCGATCACCTCCAAGATGCCCCCGCGGTTTGCCAAGAAGCAGGGTGGCATGACCATTGATCAGCCAGAAGAGGGACTCTCTGCCAACAACCTGGGCACAGAAATCTGGGAGACTAACAGCTCAG CTCTCTCAATCCAGTCATCTGGAGGAGATTCGTGGACCAAGCAGGTCTCCTTCACAGGCAGCGAGCCCAACTCTGAGGATTCTGACGCGGGCCCTGAGCAGAGCAAGGAGCAGCACAAGCCCGGTCCCATCGGCAACGAACGTTCACTCAAGCACCGCAAGGGCTCGGAGGGTGTGGAGCGTCTGGAGGGGAGGCCCATCACTCCCGTCAACGGCGTGGACCTCCACGTGGACACGGTGCTGCCTGTGCCACCCATCGAGTTTGGTGTCAGTGCCAAGGACTCTGACTTTAGTCTGCCACCCGGTTCCACCCCAGTGCCCGTGTCCAACCCTGTCACCAAGCTGCAGGACGCCCTCGTCAGCAAT ccggCCCTGACCCAGGCCATTCCCATGCTGCGTAGAGACCACCTGCAGCCTGGCATCAACCTCAACCCCATCTCTTTCCCCAGTGCTGATCTCACACTCAAG ATGGAGTCGGCCCGTAAGGCGTGGGAGAACTCCCAGTCTCTCCCCGAGCAGGGCTCTCCTGGTGGGGGTGCCTCTGGCGCCCAGCCCCCTTGCAGCGTGGGCTCCTCCAGCGGGGTGAGCTACAGCTCTTTCGGAGGGGTGTCCATGCCCCCCATGCCCATTGCCTCTGTGGCACCTTCCATGTCCATGCAGG GTAACCATGTCCCCCCGCTGTATCTGGACGGCCATGTCTTTCCCAGCCAGCCTCGTCTGGTGCCCCCAACCATGACCCAGCAGCAGAGCTACCAACAG GCGGCCGCGGCTGCCCAGCAGATCCCCATCTCCCTGCACACCTCTCTGCAGGCCCAGCTCGGTCTCCGGGGAGGCCTTCCCGTCTCCCAGTCCCAGGAGATGTTCAACTCCATTCCCTCCTTCAGGTCCCAGGTGTACATGCATCCCAATCTGTCTCAGCCCAGCCCCATGGTGCTGTCAGGCGGTGGCCCCCTGAAGGGGCCCTATTCGGCCTTCCCGGGCATGCAGCCATCGGACATGGTCAAGCCCCAGTCGGGCTCCCACTACCAGCCCATGAACGGCAGCCAGGCCATGGTCTACGATGGCCAGATGAACCAGGGCCCTGGCATGAGCTCCTCCCAGCTCATGGACTCCCAGCTCATCCAG gtGACCATGCCCTTGCCGGGCTCCCAGCTGCGTTATGGCTCTGCCCAGCAGCACCTCATCCTGCCCCAATCCATCCAGCTCCAGCAGGGCCAGAACCTCTCCGTCGGAGCTGCCCGCAGGATGCTCCCCCCTGGCTCCCAGCCCCCTGTCATGACCGGCAGTAGAGAG AATTTCACAATGTCTACTGGTCCGTATACTACTTACAAG ACCTCCCAGATGGAAAAGATAGGCTTCCAGTTCTCTGACAAGCCCAATCACTCCCAGGGCATGCCTGGAGGATACAACAG ACCAGGGTCTGCCAGCCCCAGTGGGAAGCAGTCTGGCCCCGTGGGCCCTCTGCCTGGGCATTACAACCAGCAG AAGACCTCATCCATGCAGGCCGTTCAGCAGCGAGGCTGGGCTTGCAGTGGCCCTGGCCTGACCTGTAGTTGCTGCTACAGAGACCCGGCCACCGGCTGGTATGAGGCCCTGCTGTGCCCCCTACACGGCAAG GTCCCCCCTCCCCAGGGCAGCATGGTTATGCACATGCGTCCCCCTACCACAGGCCCCTTTCCCACCCCCATCCAGAGACCTGTCATGCAGGTCAACAAGACAGTCATCATCCGCTCCCCCCCTTACCCCAATCCCGGGCGCGAGCCACCCCACTCCAGCCCCCCCTCGGCCCCTGAGCCCACTGTCAAGGGGCCGGAGGATGGCATGAAG AGTAAAGCCCTGCGAAATGGGCGCCAGCTGGTGGGTGAGGGGAAGGCACTGTCGTGGGGCCTGATGACCAGCAAACTCCAGGAGTCCCTTCCCGGCTGGCAGGGCAAACCAGCACCATGCACCTGA